GAGGCTGGGCAGTACCAGAAGATGGACGGCGTTACGACGCTGCTGTCGAACGGCCTGCCGAAGCCAGCACTGATCAACTGGGCGGCGAACACCACAGCTGAGTATGCCGTAAACATGTGGGACGAGCTGGGCGAGATGCCGATCGCGACTCGCCTCAAGGAGTTGAAGAACGCACGCTACGCCGATAGAGACGCTGCAGCTAAACGAGGTACGGAAGTTCACGACCTCGCGGAGAAGCTCGCACACGGCGAAGAGGTAGACGTCCCGGATGAGATTCGGGGGCATGTTGAGTCGGCGGCGCAGTTCTTGGATGACTTCGAAGTTGAAGTGATTCTCACTGAAACCCCGTGCTTCCACGATCAGGCCCTGTACGGCGGCACGTTCGACCTGCTGCTTCGCAGTGGGAAGTTTCCGGACAAGGTGATTCTCGCGGACTGGAAGACGAACCGCTCGGGGATCTACCCAGAGACCGCCCTACAGCTCACCGCTTACGCGAAGAGCACGCACTACACGGCAGCGAATGGCGAACTTGCCTTGACTGCGGATCTCGGCATCACGGATCTCTGGGCGATCTGGATTCGCTCGGACGGCTTCAGCGTGTTCCCGATGGAGTTTTCGCCCGTGACTTGGTCGGCCTTTGGGCACATCGCGACGGTCGCGCGGACTGCATCTAACCGCGATGTCGCGGACACATGGAAGGGGCCGGAGCTGCACGCACCGGCGAGCAAGGAGGAAGCAGCATGAACGAGCAAGAACCGAACTGGGACGAGATTGAAGCGCAGGCTAAGGCGAATGCTGAGGCGATGCGTGAAGACGAGCTAGACGGCGAGGTCGTCGAAGAGCCAGAGCCCGAGAAGGTGGAGCAAGCCGTTGAGCGTCGACGTGAACCTGAACAGGGCGTCGCGCCGTCAAGGGATCAGGCGGTGGAGCGTGGGAGTGAAGAGCTTGTCCGCTTCGTGTCTGATCTTCGACTTGCCTACAACGCTTCGCTGAGTCTGACGACGACGAACTTCGTGCCGGGGTCGTTCAAGGGCCGACCTGATCAGGCCGCGGCCGCGATTGTCACGGGCCTGGAACTTGGCCTAACCCCGATGGCTGCACTGCGGTCGATCGACATCATTCAGGGCACGCCAGCACTTAGGGCGAACACTCTCCGAGCTATCGCCTTGGCGAAGGGTCACGAGGTGTGGATCGAAGAATCCACCTCACAGCGAGCAATCGTGAAGGGCCGTCGACGTGGGTCTGATCGCATCCAAGAGTCAGTGTGGGACATGGACCGGGCTCGGCAGCTTGGGCTTGTCAGTAAGGACAACTGGAAGAAACAGCCTCAAGCGATGCTGATTGCTCGTGCAACGACAGAGCTTGTGCGGTTGATCGCTGCGGACGACATCCTCGGTCTCTCGTACACCGCCGAGGAATTGGACGACGACGGGCCGACTTCAGAGGCGGCACCGGTGAAGCGTTCGACCTCGAAGGTGCAGCGCAAGTCGCGGAGCGTGACGCCGAAGCCAACCGAGAAGCCACAGGAGCCCGCACAAGAGGCCGAACAGTCCGGGGCTGACCAATCACCAGCCGAGGAAGTTTCAGTCGCTCCTGAGGGGCTTGACGGTTTCGCCGATCTGCCGGATGGCTTCCAGTGACCAACCCCGTCGAGGTCGAGCAGCAGATTATCGCGCTGTCGAACGAGCTCGATAACGGGGTGGGGATCGTGTCCGGTCGGCAAGCAACCTACGAGAAGTTGCAGCGCGAGTACGACCGCGAGTACGCGAAGGAGTACTTGAAGGCGGACGGCCCCCAGCAGGAGAAGAAATATCGGGCGGAGCTTGAGACGGCTCAGTTGCGCTCGGACATGGAGATTGCTCGCTTGGCGTGGAAGCACGCTGAGCGGCAACTCCGATCACTTGAGACACGCCTTTCCGCGTGGCAGTCACTCAACAAGTCAATGACTGCCGCGTATGGGGCGACGACGGGAAGGGGCCGGTAATGGCCGAGATTCATAACCACAGCAGCGTCGAGTCTGTCGCGGAGATTGCAGGCGCGGTGCGAAAGCTACTCGAGCGCAACACCGAGATCATGACTGACCTTGAGAGCGAGCGACAGCGGAACGAAAGGCTCGACCGGGCGTTCGACCGGAAGTTCGTGGATTGCGAGGAGGCTCTGGAAGAGCGAGACCGCGCACGGAACACTGCCGTACTGCTCGAGCAGGCACTAGCCGATTCGGAACGCGAGGTCGACAAGTGGAAGGCGATCTATAACGCCTCGAATGCTGATCAGGATGACCAGCGGGAAAGGATCTTGGATCTTGAGGGGAAGATCAGCGAGTACGACGACCTGCTGATCAAGGCAGAGCTGGAACTCGAAGCGCTGCGAGGCAAGCCAAGCGATGCGTTCAAGGACATCGAGTTTGTGTCGGAGCTAACCACTCTGCACCTCGGCGCGCTCGTGATGGTCGACATCTCCGACGAGGTGGTGGTGACTGATCGAATCCAGTTCCTCGAGTCGCGGAGGGATGCATTCGGAGACATCAAGATCGGCATCAGGTTCGATCGCATCGGTAGGGCATTTGAGCTTTCAGCCGACGCCGCGGTGAAAGTAGTCGGGGAAGCGCTCGAGGTCGAAAGCGCACCGTTCTAGTGGCTGCTCCAACAACGCTCGAGCGGGAGAGAACTTATACCCGCGATGAGTCCCGGTGCGCTGCATGCGGAACATTCAACGGCCTGTCGTTTCAACATCGGCAGGCCGTTGGCATGGGTGGCTCGAAACACCGCGTGCCACTCACCGGCGCACTCACCATGTGCACGGTCTGCAACAACATGGCCGAGGCCGAGCTACAACGTTCGGCCTTGGCGTGGGGCTGGAAGGTTCCCCGCTGGGTGAAGAACGCCGCAAACGTCCCGGTGTTCTACCGGTGGAAGAGAACTTGGTGCCTGCTCGACGGATTGCAGGCGATTGAGATTACGGCTCGTGAGGCGATGGCGTTGATGCGTCAGTTGTACGGCGAGCAGTACGAGAAATGGAAGGAAGAGGAATGAAGAAGCTCAACAACATGAAAGTCGCATCGGCGGTCCTGGATCTTCGCTCGCAAATCGCACACGAGCACGGGCACCCTGATGAGGCTGGACACCTCGAGAGGTTCAGCCAGATCGCCGCGCATCTCTCTGGCGCTCCGTATCTCTTCAAGGATTCGCCGGTGATTGAGATCGCCGAAATCCTGATGGAGGTAGCCGAGCTCGGGGATCTTGCCGACGAGGTGGAGGGGAGATGAGCTTCCACACGGTCCCGTGGGCGTGGTCGGTCGACGGGATCACGCCCACCCAGAAGCTCGTGCTCATGGGCCTCGCGAGCTACGCCGATGAGCGCAACTCTTGCTTCCCAGGACAGCAGCTCTTGGCGGACCGTGCGGGGGTATCGACTCGCACGGTCCGCCGAGCCCTCGACGACCTCGAGGACAAGGGGCTGATCCAACGTGAACAGCGGCGTGACAACAGAGGGATGCGCACCTCTGACCGGTATGTGCTGAACGTCAGCAGAAAGCAAGTGGACATATTGGCCGCTAGTGAATCTCACCGGACATCTGAGACAACCTCACCGGACATTGACGACAGCCTCACCGGACACCCATGTCCTGGTAACTATCCAGAGAACAGTAAGAGTGAACTACCAGTAACCCCTATAGTCCCCACGTTCGACGACTTCTATTCGATCTACCCATTGAAGAAGTCGAAGGACGCTGCGCGTAGGGCATGGGATAAGGCGATCAAGCGGGAGTCTCCCGACGTAATCATGGCCGGTGTTCGTCGGTTCGTTGCTGACCCGAACATTCCCGACAAGCAGTTCATGAAGCACCCATCGACGTGGCTGAACGGGGGGTGCTGGGCGGATGAGCCAGAAGCGCCACGCAACAACACCATGTCGCCGCTCGAGCGGAACATGCAGGCGTTCAACGACATCTACGGAGGTGGTGAACTTGCAGGCTCAGGAAGCATTCAAGCTCTTGACGCTGGCGTCCGCTAGAGACGGGCGCACTGTCGACATGGGTACGGCGAGAGTGTGGGCTGACGACCTCGAGGACATCACCTTCGAGGAAGGCGTCGACGCCCTCAAGCGTCACTACCAGGAGTCGAGTCTGAGGGTGATGCCCGCGGACATTCTCCGCCATGCGCGACCTCGCATGTTCGACGAGTGGGGGTGGGCGAATTGATCGAACACGAACGCACTGTGATTGGTGCCGTCCTGCTCGACTCGAGGTATATCGGGGATGCGATGCAGGCCGTGACGGGGGGTGACTTCCAAGACGAACGTCTCGGGAGGATCTTCTCCGGCATGGTGGACATGCATGGTCATGGTGAGCCGATCGACGTGCTGACGGTCACGCCGAAGTTGAAGGCGTGGGACATTCGAGGGATCGACCCGGCCGAGCTGCACGAGATGGTGGGTGAAGTCCCCACTGCATCGAACGTGAAGCATTACGCGGAGCTCGTTTCTCAGGAGTCGCTACAGCGCGGCGTGGTGAAGGTCGCTACTTCCATGAGAGACGCGGCGGAGGGTGACCCGGCGCAGGCTATTCGCGAAGCGATGCAGTCTCTCGAGGGATTGCAGAAGCGGAAGTCTGACGACTACGAGATGCTCTCGGTCGACGATCTGCTGAAAGTGGATGTGTCGCATGACTGGCTCGTCCCTGGGCTGATCGAACGGCAAGACCGTCTGATGTTGACGGGCTTCGAGGGGCTCGGAAAGTCGACTCTGCTGCAGCAATTGCTTTTCGCTGTCGCTGCGGGGGTGCATCCGTTCCGGGATTGGCAGAGCATCACGCCTCGGAAGTGTCTGGTGATTGACGCGGAGAACACGAAGCGTCAATGGTCGCGCAAGACCAGGGGTTTCGTCTCGGCGGTGTCGAACCTCTCGGCAGGTGGGGCGCTATCGGAGAACCTCACGGTGGTTCCTGTCCCTCGTTTCGACATCACTCGACCGGATGAGCTGATGCGCTTGCACACGATGGTCGACAAGGTGAAGCCGGACGTGATCATGATCGGCCCGCTCTACCGACTGACTGCTGGTGCGATTCAGACAGACGACGAGGCCGCCCCGGTACTCGCTGCGCTCGACACGCTTCGAGACAGAGGCATTGCTCTGCTGATTGAGGCGCACGCGGGCAAGGCGACATCGAAGTCAGGCGAACGCAAGTTGTCACCTCGAGGTTCATCCGCGTTGCAGGGCTGGCCTGAGTTCGGCCTTGGGCTTGCACCTGGGAAAGGCAACGAAGTGGAACTTGTCCGCTGGCGTGGCGACCGCGAAGAGCGCATGTGGCCGAAGCGTCTCGTGAAATCAACTACTGGTCTGCCGTTTCAGGAGGTGTCATGAAGTGGAAAATAGCCCGCCTGCCCTTGTGGGTGGATACCAGGTTCCCCTGGTTCGCGGTCGGCCATGACGCAGAGATCAATCTGACTGTCATGGCCGTCTTTGCTTCGCACGCTGACGCGATCAAACACACGGAGGCATGGTGAGTGAAGGGTGTGTCAGACGATGCGTCTACGGGCCTCCTGAGGCTCTACGGGTACGCCCTGCCATGTACGGGAGGTTGTGCACGACCTGCTACCGGCGACTTCGAGATCATCTCGCGGTCGCCGGACCTGTTCTCACGCTCATGCAAAGCATGGTCGGCAAATCCTTGCAGGCAGTGGCGTACGGCGACAAGGTGCAGACATCGCGGAGTCACAGTCTGCCGTTTCACGTGGAGCAGGCCGAGGCAGTCGACGAGCTCGAGCAGGCTTTGAAGGGCTGGGCGAAGGAAGCGTTTCGAGTGCTGCCCTTGAACCTCAAGGATGACCTGCCTGATGTGGACTCGGGTCAAGGCGCGGTCGAGTACATGCGGCATCGCCTCGACGACCTCGTTGGCCTCCCGTTCATTGCGGAGATTCACGACGAACTGATTCCACTCATCCGCGCTGGCCTGAAACGTACAGGCCAGGAGCGGATGCCACTCGAGGCCCTGGACGCGATGTGCCCAATCTGCCTCGAACGCACTACTCAAGTCGACTGGGTTGGCGACGATTCCGACCCGCAACTACTGGTGACATGCAAGAAGTGTCGCCTCGTGATTGATGGAGGAACCAATGGCAACCACAACTGAAATGGAAACGACAATCACGTACGACCATGCGGAGCAGAAGTACCGCGTTTGGTCGTCCTATCGCCCGCATATCTCTCGTTTCAAAAAGGACGAGCGCGCGCGCCTAACTGGAGAGGGCGAGGACTGGGCGTCTTTTGAAATCCCTGCATCGCAATACGACATTCGGAATGCGTTCAAGCGCAAGGTCACGATGTCGGACGAGCAGCGTGAGGCCGCGGCGGAACGTCTACGGAAAGCGAGAGCCGCGTGATGGATAACGACGACTACAACGACTATCGAATCAAAGCGCAGAAAGAGCGCGACGACGCCGACCTTCGGGATTGGACGATCCCGGAGCTACATCCCCGTTCCCGCATGTGCGAGCTGGACAATCACCGGCCCTGCACGGGGCGCATACAAGGGCTGCACGCGAGGGCTTGCGGGTGCTGGTGCCATGACGAGGCGGTGGCGGCATGAGTGACCAGAGGGGGTGTGCGCGGGAGGCGAATCGGCGCTACTACGAGCGGACGCGGGGCGAGAGGCGGTCTTCGTATCAGCGGGTGTGTAAGCGCTGCGGTGGCGATTTCTATAGCGAGCGGGCGCTCGTCTGGTGTCGGGATTGTCGGGACGTGTACCCGGCTGAGTACAAGGAAGCGAGAGCGGCGTGAGCGGCTATATCGAATTGGAAGAGGGAGAGATGAACAACGTTGAGGTCGAGGTGCACCCGAGTGGTGTGATTACGGTAAACAATGCAAAAGACAACGTGAGCACGGCACTTGACTCAGAGGAGGTCACTGCCCTCCGAGCGTATTTCCAGGCGGAGCGTGACGAGCAGCTCGGGCTATGGCATGACCCGGAGGATGCCCACAAGGTCGTCTACCGAGTGCCTGGCGAGGACGACGGCGACGGGCGTGCGATTGGAATCCTGGATCTGCGCACCGGAGAGACTGAGTGCTTGTGGGAACACCTGTCGACGGATATCGGAGCCGCTGACCGCTATTTCGCTGCGCATCCCCCGGCGCGTGAGCTACCGACCGCGCTGGGCGCGATTGTGGAGGGCAATGGGCTGCGCATGCATCTTGTCGCGCCTGGCGCTGAGGACGGTGACGCTTGGGTCACGACGAGTGGCTATTGGCGGTCGCCGAGCGAGACGTTGAAGGTACTCGGCCCTGACTGGAAGCTCGTACACGAGGGGATGCAGAGCGATGAGTGAGTTGTCGATATTTCAGGATCAGCAGCTCGCGGCGACATCGATCGTCCCGGCTGCGGCGGTGCGTGAAATCTATCGGGTTCGGGACGCGTATCAGGCTGACCTTGATAAGGCGTTGCGGGAGATTCGTGCGGGCGGCAGCTTGCAGGACATGGAGCGGTGGACGCGAGTCGCGCGGCAGTTCGTGGAGCTGATCATTTCGTTGAACATGGCGGCGGAGCGACTAGTCGAGACAGGAGACGGCGATGAGTAACCCATTACGAGAGCAGATCGCGCGGGCGGCGGAGGCAATGGTCGCGCACCGTTTGCCCTGGGCATCGACGCAATGCAGGTGTGGTGAAGCTTATCCGACCGAGTCGTTCGGGTCAGCCCACGCGGAACATCGTCTCAGGGCCATGTTCCGGGCCGCGTTCGGAGGGGAGCGAGACGATGTTTAGGCGTGACCCGAAATCGTGCCGCTGGTTCCACTCGTGGGCGGACACGGACAAGTTCTACGACATTTTCAGCATCGTGGATCAATGCCGGAAGTGCGGCTTGTACCGCATCACGAACTTGTTTACCGAGCAGACAACTTTCAGGAGGTAGGCCATGTCTGATTTTGATTTGTCTGGGCTGCGAGAGATCGCGGAAGCGGCGACACCAGGACCGTGGAGGCAGTGGAACCCTGCTACGGGGCCATCACACATCACTATCGGCGGCAAAGTTGCGTTCGAGTCTTTGCAGAGCGCTACACGGTTCGCTGACGACGAGGTGATCCCGCATTGGTGCGACGCCACACATATCGCCGCGTTCGATCCTGAAACCGTGCTCGCCATGCTTGACCTCATCGAAGAGCAGGCCGCGGGCTTCGAGACACTACGGCAGTTGCATCGCCCTGTCGAGATTGAGCCAAGCGGAACAATCTGCGGAGAGTGCTCCATGAGGCTCCCCAACGGCAAGTATTTCGGGCGGCTAGAGGAATGGCCGTGCCCTACCCTGCAAGCGATAGGAGAGAGCGATGACTGAACCAATGAAGTTTCGCAAGAAGCCGGTAGTGATCGAGGCGATGCATTTCGACAGAGGGGCCGCGTCTGGTGTCGGATACGAGATCGCCAGGTGGTGCGGTGGCAGGTTCAACACGGACGTAAAGCCGTCTGACCGTACCGACGTGCGCTACTCGATCAGCATCCCGACGTTGGAGGGCGTGATGACCGCGAATGAGGGCGACTACGTGATTCGCGGCGTGGAGGGCGAGTTCTATCCGTGCAAGCCGGACATTTTCGAGGCGACCTACGAGGTGGTGTCTGATGTCGAGTGAACGCATTACCGATGAGCGGCTCGCGGAGTGCATGGAGTATGCGACGCACGAGGCGGACATGGCGGGGAATGCCGCGCGTGTGAACCCGGATCATGTCGACGATGCGCGGTTCTACCGGAACCTCGAAGCGGCACTGGCCGAGCTGCAAGCGTTCCGGGCGCGGGAGGCAGGCCGGGATGAACACGGTCTGCCGACCCGGCTCGGTGCCGCGATCAAGTTCGAGGGGCTGGCGAACGTGTTTGTTCGGCATTCGACGTATCAGCCGTACCCGTGGACTGATGGGCAGGCGTTCTTGGACTCGGAAGAGGTGCTCGAAATTGGAGAGGGCTGTGGCCCGTGGAAGGTGGTGCAGGATGATGACTGAGCTAGAGCTGACCGATGCCGAGTGGCGTGAGTTCCAGGCGATTCCAGAGCAGGGTTTCTCGCATCGTGATTGGGTGAACGCGCGGATTCGTGACCGTGCGGCTCGGCAGCATGCCGACGAGT
This DNA window, taken from Gulosibacter molinativorax, encodes the following:
- a CDS encoding helix-turn-helix domain-containing protein, with protein sequence MSFHTVPWAWSVDGITPTQKLVLMGLASYADERNSCFPGQQLLADRAGVSTRTVRRALDDLEDKGLIQREQRRDNRGMRTSDRYVLNVSRKQVDILAASESHRTSETTSPDIDDSLTGHPCPGNYPENSKSELPVTPIVPTFDDFYSIYPLKKSKDAARRAWDKAIKRESPDVIMAGVRRFVADPNIPDKQFMKHPSTWLNGGCWADEPEAPRNNTMSPLERNMQAFNDIYGGGELAGSGSIQALDAGVR
- a CDS encoding AAA family ATPase is translated as MIEHERTVIGAVLLDSRYIGDAMQAVTGGDFQDERLGRIFSGMVDMHGHGEPIDVLTVTPKLKAWDIRGIDPAELHEMVGEVPTASNVKHYAELVSQESLQRGVVKVATSMRDAAEGDPAQAIREAMQSLEGLQKRKSDDYEMLSVDDLLKVDVSHDWLVPGLIERQDRLMLTGFEGLGKSTLLQQLLFAVAAGVHPFRDWQSITPRKCLVIDAENTKRQWSRKTRGFVSAVSNLSAGGALSENLTVVPVPRFDITRPDELMRLHTMVDKVKPDVIMIGPLYRLTAGAIQTDDEAAPVLAALDTLRDRGIALLIEAHAGKATSKSGERKLSPRGSSALQGWPEFGLGLAPGKGNEVELVRWRGDREERMWPKRLVKSTTGLPFQEVS
- a CDS encoding ead/Ea22-like family protein gives rise to the protein MSDFDLSGLREIAEAATPGPWRQWNPATGPSHITIGGKVAFESLQSATRFADDEVIPHWCDATHIAAFDPETVLAMLDLIEEQAAGFETLRQLHRPVEIEPSGTICGECSMRLPNGKYFGRLEEWPCPTLQAIGESDD